A part of Chiloscyllium punctatum isolate Juve2018m chromosome 27, sChiPun1.3, whole genome shotgun sequence genomic DNA contains:
- the LOC140453712 gene encoding uncharacterized protein isoform X1, which yields MSQGGFWTSKEKALLTLGRITGCVCGRVSDGSFQMSKRQCSHTGERLWKCGNCGKGFLYPSQLEMHQRSHTGEKPFTCSRCGKGFTRLSNLLEHQRSHTGEKPFTCSNCGKGFTQSSGLLKHQRIHTGERPFTCSVCGKGFAQSFSLHVHQRVHTGERPFTCSECGKRFTQSSSLLIHQRVHTGERPFTCSDCGKGFSYSSNLLKHQRVHTGERPLTCLVCEKGFADSNSLQIHQRVHSGERPFTCSECGKGFTCSSNLLRHQSVHTGARPFACSECGKGFTQSSKLLTHQQIHKEQQQKGFAPRLTKE from the exons ATGTCGCAGGGAG GATTTTGGACGTCAAAGGAAAAAGCACTGCTCACACTGGGGAGAATCACAGGTTGTGTGTGTGGAAGAGTCAGTGACGGTTCATTTCAAATGTCCAAACGTCAgtgcagtcacactggggagagactgtGGAAATGTGGGAATTGTGGGAAGGGATTTCTTTACCCATCCCAGCTGGAAATGCACCAacgcagtcacactggggagaagccattcacctgctctcgttgtgggaagggattcactcgatTATCCAATCTGCTGGAACACCAACGTAGTCACACTGGAGAGAAACCATTCACCTGCTCcaattgtgggaaaggattcactcaatcatccggcctgcttaaacaccagcgaattcacactggggagagaccattcacctgttctgtttgtgggaaaggattcgcTCAGTCATTCAGTTTGCATGTACACCAGCGGGTTCAtactggggagagaccattcacctgttctgaatgtgggaaaagattcactcagtcatccagCCTGTTGAtccaccagcgagttcacactggagagagaccattcacctgctctgattgtgggaaaggattcagttACTCATCCAATCTGCTTAAGCACCAGCGCgttcacactggagagagaccATTGACCTGTCTTGTGTGTGAGAAAGGCTTTGCTGATTCAAACTCCCTGCAGATCCACCAGCGCGTTCACtctggggagagaccattcacctgctctgagtgTGGAAAAGGATTCACTTGCTCATCTAACCTGCTGAGACATCAGAGTGTTCACACTGGGGCGAGGCCATTTGCCTGTTctgagtgtgggaaaggatttaCTCAATCATCCAAACTGTTAACACACCAGCAAATTCACAAAGAACAACAGCAGAAAGGTTTTGCTCCACGTCTCACCAAGGAATGA
- the LOC140453712 gene encoding uncharacterized protein isoform X2 — translation MSKRQCSHTGERLWKCGNCGKGFLYPSQLEMHQRSHTGEKPFTCSRCGKGFTRLSNLLEHQRSHTGEKPFTCSNCGKGFTQSSGLLKHQRIHTGERPFTCSVCGKGFAQSFSLHVHQRVHTGERPFTCSECGKRFTQSSSLLIHQRVHTGERPFTCSDCGKGFSYSSNLLKHQRVHTGERPLTCLVCEKGFADSNSLQIHQRVHSGERPFTCSECGKGFTCSSNLLRHQSVHTGARPFACSECGKGFTQSSKLLTHQQIHKEQQQKGFAPRLTKE, via the coding sequence ATGTCCAAACGTCAgtgcagtcacactggggagagactgtGGAAATGTGGGAATTGTGGGAAGGGATTTCTTTACCCATCCCAGCTGGAAATGCACCAacgcagtcacactggggagaagccattcacctgctctcgttgtgggaagggattcactcgatTATCCAATCTGCTGGAACACCAACGTAGTCACACTGGAGAGAAACCATTCACCTGCTCcaattgtgggaaaggattcactcaatcatccggcctgcttaaacaccagcgaattcacactggggagagaccattcacctgttctgtttgtgggaaaggattcgcTCAGTCATTCAGTTTGCATGTACACCAGCGGGTTCAtactggggagagaccattcacctgttctgaatgtgggaaaagattcactcagtcatccagCCTGTTGAtccaccagcgagttcacactggagagagaccattcacctgctctgattgtgggaaaggattcagttACTCATCCAATCTGCTTAAGCACCAGCGCgttcacactggagagagaccATTGACCTGTCTTGTGTGTGAGAAAGGCTTTGCTGATTCAAACTCCCTGCAGATCCACCAGCGCGTTCACtctggggagagaccattcacctgctctgagtgTGGAAAAGGATTCACTTGCTCATCTAACCTGCTGAGACATCAGAGTGTTCACACTGGGGCGAGGCCATTTGCCTGTTctgagtgtgggaaaggatttaCTCAATCATCCAAACTGTTAACACACCAGCAAATTCACAAAGAACAACAGCAGAAAGGTTTTGCTCCACGTCTCACCAAGGAATGA